A window of the Gordonia humi genome harbors these coding sequences:
- a CDS encoding acetyl-CoA hydrolase/transferase family protein, translating to MSVAGIDRPEAVRSADWLELIRPGDLVVVAQGVGEPTVLLETVLAASPDDVDLFVGLSHSAALAPPAAMPLLSFGALGPLGAPAHRGRVGVIPAHFDDLPRVLRERGQDIVVLIQVGPVDADGTHGLGMAVDHTYELLAHARVVVAEVNDQMPPTASPRIAAATFDAVVETSRPLPVVATPPTTGVHDRIAEHVAGLVPDEATLQLGIGAMAFAIGRALSDRVGLSVRSTLVGDWLLELERSGSIRTGGGAVVISEAAGSAELYDLVTRGAIPVRPVADVVGPAARGEVARFVAVNSALEVDLTGQVNAEALPTGYIGGIGGQSEFLRAGQRSPGGRSIVALPATAGRYSRIVGSLTGDAVTSPRSNVDFVVTEHGVADLRGRSLAERADALIAIAAPEHRTTLKEGLAR from the coding sequence GTGTCCGTAGCCGGAATCGATCGACCCGAGGCGGTCCGCAGTGCGGATTGGCTCGAGCTGATCCGCCCGGGGGATCTCGTCGTGGTGGCCCAAGGGGTCGGCGAGCCGACGGTGCTCCTCGAGACGGTCCTCGCCGCGTCGCCCGACGACGTCGACCTGTTCGTCGGTCTGTCGCACAGTGCGGCGTTGGCGCCGCCGGCCGCGATGCCGCTGCTGTCGTTCGGTGCGCTCGGGCCGCTCGGTGCGCCGGCGCACCGGGGGCGCGTCGGAGTGATACCCGCACACTTCGACGATCTGCCGCGTGTGCTGCGCGAACGCGGGCAGGACATCGTCGTGCTGATCCAGGTGGGACCGGTTGATGCCGACGGCACACACGGTCTCGGCATGGCGGTCGACCACACCTACGAGCTGCTCGCTCATGCACGGGTGGTGGTCGCGGAGGTCAACGATCAGATGCCGCCCACTGCCTCGCCGCGGATCGCCGCTGCCACGTTCGACGCGGTGGTCGAGACGTCCCGACCGTTGCCGGTGGTCGCGACTCCGCCGACGACCGGCGTGCACGATCGGATCGCCGAGCACGTCGCGGGTCTCGTGCCGGATGAGGCCACGCTGCAACTCGGCATCGGCGCGATGGCTTTCGCGATCGGGCGCGCGCTCTCTGATCGCGTCGGGCTCTCGGTTCGATCGACGCTCGTCGGTGACTGGCTTCTCGAACTCGAACGCTCCGGCAGCATCCGCACCGGCGGTGGCGCCGTCGTCATCAGTGAGGCCGCCGGCTCCGCCGAGCTCTACGACCTCGTGACTCGCGGTGCGATCCCGGTTCGTCCGGTCGCCGACGTCGTCGGTCCCGCCGCGCGCGGTGAAGTGGCCCGCTTCGTCGCCGTCAACTCCGCGCTCGAAGTCGACCTCACCGGGCAGGTCAATGCCGAAGCGCTTCCGACCGGATACATCGGCGGGATCGGTGGTCAGTCCGAGTTCCTCCGCGCCGGGCAACGTTCTCCCGGCGGCCGGTCGATCGTCGCGCTTCCGGCGACCGCCGGGCGATACTCGCGCATCGTCGGCTCCCTGACCGGAGACGCGGTCACGTCGCCTCGATCGAACGTCGACTTCGTCGTCACCGAACACGGAGTGGCCGATCTTCGTGGCCGGAGCCTTGCCGAACGAGCGGACGCACTGATCGCGATCGCCGCTCCCGAACATCGCACCACCCTCAAGGAAGGACTCGCACGATGA
- a CDS encoding phosphotransferase family protein, whose amino-acid sequence MSAVLTDAVDVDTTGPIDVAERLGQFLAANAVDGTITDLRRAGSGRSRDNWLFDLVSADGTREPLILRTDPDGGLIDTDRAVEFAVLRALEGGTLPTPVARWLDADGTSIGRPSLVMRRLPGECDYRVLRNGTRSLAERTDLARAFCDLLADVHRVDWRALGLGDVLADPGLEAARHELDAWSAVLRVDQLEPQPELEYAIAVLAEHAPTAGSTVLVHADYKPGNILLEGQEVTALLDWELAHLGDPLEDLGWVTQPLRAAEHTIDDAWSADDLITHYESVTGTSVDRDAVRWWVAFSSFKTAVMQVSGLRAFVEGRAEEPYRPTRRVLSALLDAVEEL is encoded by the coding sequence ATGAGCGCCGTACTCACCGATGCCGTCGACGTCGACACGACCGGACCGATCGATGTCGCCGAGCGGCTCGGCCAGTTCCTCGCCGCGAACGCCGTCGACGGAACGATCACCGATCTTCGCCGCGCGGGCAGCGGGCGATCCCGCGACAACTGGCTCTTCGATCTCGTCTCCGCCGACGGAACCCGCGAGCCGTTGATCCTGCGTACCGATCCCGACGGCGGTCTCATCGACACCGATCGCGCCGTCGAGTTCGCGGTTCTGCGCGCGCTCGAAGGCGGAACTCTGCCGACGCCGGTCGCTCGCTGGCTCGACGCGGACGGAACGTCCATCGGTCGGCCGTCGCTCGTCATGCGCCGGTTGCCCGGAGAGTGCGACTACCGGGTCCTCCGGAACGGCACGCGTTCGCTCGCCGAGCGCACCGATCTGGCTCGCGCATTCTGCGACCTCCTCGCCGATGTTCACCGGGTGGACTGGCGTGCGCTCGGCCTCGGCGACGTCCTGGCCGACCCCGGACTCGAAGCGGCACGTCACGAACTCGACGCATGGTCGGCCGTACTGCGCGTCGATCAGCTCGAACCGCAACCCGAACTCGAGTACGCGATCGCGGTGCTCGCCGAGCACGCGCCCACCGCGGGGTCCACGGTCCTCGTGCACGCGGACTACAAGCCCGGCAACATCCTGCTCGAAGGACAGGAGGTGACCGCCCTCCTCGACTGGGAGCTGGCACACCTGGGCGATCCGCTCGAAGACCTCGGCTGGGTCACCCAGCCTCTACGAGCGGCCGAGCACACGATCGACGACGCCTGGAGCGCGGACGATCTGATCACGCACTACGAATCGGTCACCGGTACGTCCGTCGACCGCGACGCGGTGCGATGGTGGGTCGCCTTCTCCTCGTTCAAGACCGCCGTCATGCAGGTGAGCGGACTCCGAGCCTTCGTCGAAGGCCGCGCGGAAGAACCGTACCGACCCACCCGCCGAGTGCTCTCGGCGCTTCTCGACGCCGTGGAGGAACTCTGA
- a CDS encoding MFS transporter, with translation MTNDLHSRGVQTRIAVACLIGNFLEYFEFALYGFFAVAIGSTFFPSDSSTASLLKSLAVFGVAFLLRPVGGVIFGIIGDHTGRRAALSISIVVMGLATALIGLLPGYVTIGIAAPILLVVLRCVQGVAVGGEWGASSAFLIETAKPNRRGIRGSLPSTGAALGLVFGSLLALIFTLGFSAEVLANWGWRIPFLFAAPLSLLGLFIRRRLEDTPVFLELQKDEDRPRPRVRDAFRRDQAKAIGVTFCFSWICGVGLYYLGTYVVNFLSSTAGVGKTESIILTCIGLIIYACLCPVAGRISDRIGRRKTILFGCAGHTILGIPLFMLLGTGSVAPVLIALVVYAIFQAPINANTSLILVEMFPASTRLTGGSVGFNLGVGAPSGFGPLIGASLVTATGLKFAPGFFLAGVALICGVILYFLLPETAGRDLLSEHDATKDVPASRGKAAVATNDEAAAVPTASSSFSTAG, from the coding sequence ATGACCAACGATCTGCACAGCCGGGGGGTACAGACGCGCATCGCAGTCGCGTGTCTGATCGGCAACTTCCTCGAGTACTTCGAGTTCGCCCTCTACGGGTTCTTCGCAGTGGCCATCGGATCGACGTTCTTCCCGTCGGACAGTTCGACGGCGTCGCTCCTCAAGTCGCTCGCGGTGTTCGGCGTCGCGTTCCTGCTGCGGCCCGTCGGCGGCGTCATCTTCGGCATCATCGGCGACCACACCGGTCGTCGAGCGGCGCTGAGCATCAGCATCGTGGTGATGGGTCTGGCCACCGCGCTGATCGGCCTGCTGCCGGGGTATGTGACCATCGGGATAGCCGCGCCGATCCTCCTCGTGGTGCTCCGCTGCGTGCAGGGCGTCGCGGTCGGCGGCGAGTGGGGCGCCAGCTCGGCGTTCCTGATCGAGACCGCGAAGCCGAACCGCCGCGGCATCCGCGGCAGCCTCCCGTCGACCGGTGCCGCCCTCGGCCTCGTGTTCGGCAGCCTGCTGGCCCTGATCTTCACCCTGGGCTTCTCGGCCGAGGTCCTGGCCAATTGGGGTTGGCGCATCCCGTTCCTGTTCGCCGCCCCGCTGAGCCTGCTCGGTCTGTTCATTCGCCGTCGCCTCGAAGACACACCGGTGTTCCTGGAACTGCAGAAGGACGAGGACCGTCCGCGCCCCCGCGTCCGCGACGCATTCCGCCGCGATCAGGCCAAGGCCATCGGCGTCACGTTCTGCTTCTCGTGGATCTGCGGTGTCGGCCTGTACTACCTGGGTACGTACGTCGTGAACTTCCTCTCGTCGACGGCGGGCGTCGGTAAGACCGAATCGATCATTCTGACCTGCATCGGCCTGATCATCTACGCCTGCCTGTGCCCGGTGGCCGGCCGGATCTCGGACAGGATCGGTCGACGCAAGACCATCCTGTTCGGTTGTGCAGGACACACGATCCTCGGTATTCCGTTGTTCATGCTGCTCGGTACGGGCAGCGTGGCACCCGTCCTGATCGCTCTCGTCGTCTACGCGATCTTCCAGGCGCCGATCAACGCGAACACTTCGCTGATCCTCGTCGAGATGTTCCCGGCGTCGACGCGACTGACCGGCGGCTCGGTCGGTTTCAACCTGGGCGTCGGTGCACCGTCGGGCTTCGGTCCGCTGATCGGCGCATCGCTGGTCACCGCGACCGGTCTCAAATTCGCCCCGGGGTTCTTCCTCGCAGGCGTCGCGCTGATCTGCGGCGTGATCCTGTACTTCCTGCTTCCGGAGACGGCCGGGCGCGATCTCCTCAGCGAACACGATGCGACGAAGGACGTCCCGGCGTCCCGAGGCAAGGCCGCGGTCGCCACGAACGACGAGGCCGCCGCGGTCCCGACCGCGAGCAGCAGCTTCTCGACCGCTGGTTGA
- a CDS encoding alcohol dehydrogenase catalytic domain-containing protein: MTPTVPDTMNVAALAQLGPADAAFEAVVRPVPRPGPGEFLVKIAACGVCGHDALARRGELAATVGDVLGHEIAGVVVAAGSGDVADWVGRRVALVQRRPCGQCPDCARGATSQCRRGPGFYGDDLPGGYAEYVLADPLNAVRLPDGVADEVAAVASCGIGTGLHALRKARLEAGDVVVITGAGGGVGFNAVRTAKALGLGVIACTGDDAKVASIVEAGADRVLVRPDVAAVRGCARDLDRPRGVDAVIEVTGGPTFATSLRVLRPEGRLVLVGNTVPADLAIAPGLTIVKELQVIGSAHATRADLQEVIDMIDTKRLDPIRPRRLPMSEASTAHAALDERTATGRTVLVP, encoded by the coding sequence ATGACCCCCACCGTCCCCGACACGATGAACGTCGCCGCGCTGGCCCAGCTGGGACCCGCCGACGCCGCGTTCGAGGCGGTCGTGCGGCCGGTGCCGCGCCCGGGGCCGGGAGAGTTCCTCGTGAAGATCGCCGCCTGCGGGGTATGCGGTCACGACGCACTCGCCCGCCGCGGTGAACTCGCCGCGACGGTCGGCGACGTCCTCGGCCACGAGATCGCCGGCGTCGTGGTGGCCGCCGGTTCCGGCGATGTCGCCGACTGGGTCGGCAGGCGAGTCGCCCTGGTGCAGCGTCGTCCCTGCGGACAGTGCCCGGACTGTGCACGCGGCGCGACGTCGCAGTGCCGCCGCGGTCCGGGGTTCTACGGAGACGATCTGCCGGGCGGGTACGCCGAGTACGTCCTCGCCGACCCGCTCAACGCCGTCCGCCTGCCCGACGGTGTGGCCGACGAGGTCGCCGCGGTGGCCTCGTGCGGCATCGGCACCGGTCTGCACGCGCTGCGCAAGGCCCGGCTCGAGGCGGGCGACGTCGTCGTCATCACCGGTGCGGGCGGCGGTGTCGGATTCAACGCCGTCCGTACCGCCAAGGCCCTCGGGCTCGGCGTGATCGCCTGTACCGGCGACGACGCGAAGGTCGCGTCGATCGTCGAAGCGGGTGCGGATCGGGTGCTGGTGCGCCCCGACGTGGCCGCGGTCCGGGGCTGCGCACGCGACCTGGACCGGCCGCGGGGCGTGGACGCCGTCATCGAGGTGACCGGCGGACCGACGTTCGCGACGAGCCTGCGGGTCCTCCGGCCCGAGGGGCGACTCGTCCTGGTCGGAAACACTGTTCCCGCCGATCTGGCGATCGCTCCCGGGCTGACAATTGTGAAAGAACTACAAGTGATCGGGTCGGCACACGCGACGCGGGCCGATCTGCAGGAGGTGATCGACATGATCGATACGAAACGATTGGATCCTATTCGGCCGCGACGGCTTCCGATGAGTGAAGCGTCGACGGCGCAC